AATAAGCCCGAAATAACGCCCGCTACCGCCATAATGGAGAAACCACCGCCTATATTTTTCAGTTTATAGGAGATTTCGCCCTCTTTCGTGGGATAACTCCCGTTGAGTTTTAGCGTATAGGAAAGCGGGCTTCCTTCAGTCAGCGCCTCCTGGTTCTTTTTGCGCAGGGTCATCGCTGCCGAAAACAACAATACAGCCCCAAATAAAATAGCAATGGTATTGGTTGGTGTATATACGGCAATTAAAGCCCCGCATACCGCACCGATTGTGGTGGCAATCTCCAGGAACATCCCCAAACGGATGTTGGTAATCCCTTCTTTCACATAGGCACTGGCCGATCCCGATGAGGTGGCAATCGAGGCCAGTAATGCGGCACCAATGGCATAGCGGATGTCAACACCAAATGCCAGTGTCAATAATGGAATTACAATTACGCCACCGCCCAAACCGGTCAGTGAGCCCAGGAGCCCAGCAAAATAAGCCCCAATAAGCAAGACGATACTAAATACAAGTATGCTCATAAGAATATAAAATTAATAGTTGTTATCGAGGATTTCCTGAAGCGCCTGTTGTGCTGCTTTTGCCTTCCTGCTTTTTATCGCCAGGAATAACTGTTCGTGCAAATGATGGCTCAACGCAAAATTGACAATTCCACCCGGTTCACGCTTCGCAAAAAAGTCACGGATCATCAGGGTAAAGCTTTTATAAAGATCGGCAAGTACCGAATTACCACTGGCATGCGCTATGGCCATGTGAAAATCGATATCGGCGTTGGCACAGGCCTCGCGGTCTTCTGCCTGGATAGCGATTTTACGGTTTTCAAGGCTGCGTTCCATTTCTAACAGGAGTTCCGGGGTATAATTTTGTACCGCAAGCCGTACGAGTTCTTTTTCTAATAAAGTACGTACCGCATTGATCTCATCAAAATCGGCGCGTCCCAAGCGCTGCTCGATGGATTCGGTAGCTGTATGTTCCATCACAAACGTGCCCGATCCCTGCTGCACCTTTAAAATTCCGGCCAAAGCCAAGGCTTTTATCGCTTCCCGGATCGATGACCGTCCGACTCCATACAACAGCATCAATTCCGGCTCCGAAGGTATTTTGGAACCCGGAGGGTATTTCCCGCTCCCAATATCTTCCTTGATCCGGCTAATTAATCGCTCGCTTAGTTTTGTGGCCATGAGTATGATTGTTTAAAAAACAGCACAAACATACGATGTTTATTTTAAACATCAGATGTTTTAACGTTTTTTAACCGTACTGATGCTCTTTCTGTATCACAACTGACGGAAAGGACAATGTTATAAAACCCTACATCTCTTCCACCTCTCTACTATTCGAACATCTACTTTGCAACACTGTAATTATATTCCTTTTTTACCTCCGGTTCCTTTTTTGGATTCCGTCCACGATCGTGGACAAGCTCCTGCACACCTGCAACAGATCGTCCACGGTATACAACAGGCTCCTGCACACTTACGGCAGTCCGTCCACGATCGTGGACGAGCTCCTGCTCACTTACAGCGGTCTGTCCACGATCGTGGACGAGCTCCTGCACACGTACAGCGGCCGTCCACTATCGTGGACAGGCTCCTGCAGGTTTTCATAGCATTGTCAACCGTGGACGGAACTGTAAAATTGCAAATTAGTGCTGATACAGCTGATTTTGGTTGTAAAAACAATTACCCATTATCCACAGGGTGGCCTGCCTCCGAAGCTTGGTAAAATAGTGCTGGTAAAAATTGGCAACCCTCCCATTTGTTGTCTTACTTCAGATTCTATTTTTATTTTTTTCCTTACATTTACCACTTAATTCCGCACCATTTACCGTGAAATCGAATAAGAAACCCAACATACTCCATTTGCTGAAGCCCTATCGTGGTGTATTGGCATTGCTATTACTTTTTACGCTGTTGAGTAACGCCATCAACCTTTGGCTTCCAAAAATAATAGCACAAAGCATTGATGCATTCAGTGCGGGAACATTCCAATTCCGCCCGATAATCATTGAATTCACGCTTGCCGTCTTCCTCATCCTGATCTTTGGATTCCTACAGGGGATCATACAGACATATGCTTCGGAAAAAGTGGCACGTGACCTAAGAAGCCGGCTTTCCAATACGATATCCAGGCAGAGTTATGCCTTTATAGAAACAGCAAACCCATCCAAATTGCTGACGAATCTCACCGCCGATATCGATTCGATAAAAATGTTTGTCTCACAAGCTATTGTTGCTGTCGTTTCATCGCTGTTTATCATTATCGGTGCCAGCATTTTATTGTTTTCGATCAACTGGGAATTAGCCTTATGTGTCATTGCGATCATTCCCATCATCGGGATTACCTTTTATATGGTCTTGCGAAAAGTCCGGGCATTATTTGTTGCCAGCCGTGCCGTGACCGACCGCCTCAATAAGGTCATTACCGAAAGTATTTTAGGAGCGGCACTCATTCGCGTGATCAATTCGCAGCAACCCGAATACCAGAAGTTTTTAGAATCCAATACCAAAGCCAAAGAATACGGGCTTTCTATATTAGGCCTTTTTGCAGGGCTTATTCCTGTTATTACGTTTACAGCCAATATGGCTGGGCTCGCCATATTAGCACTTGGAGGGCATTTCGTGATTACGGGAAGTATGAGCCTTGGTGATTTTGCGGCATTCAACAGTTACCTTGCCATGCTTATATTTCCAATCCTTGTCATTGGTTTTATGAGTAATATCATGGCACAGGCCAGTGCTTCCTATAGCCGTATTACCAACATATTAGAAACACCTGATGCTCCCGAAACCGGGACACTGACCAGTCCGTTAACCGGGGCAATCACACTGGATCGCGTAAACCTGTCCTACGGACAGACACCAGTACTAAAAGATATTTCGTTTACCGTACAACCGGGTTCAAAAATTGCAGTTATCGGCCCTACAGCTGCCGGTAAAACACAATTGCTCTACCTGCTCACGGGATTGATCCAGCCGGAATCAGGAACCATTACATTCGACGGCCATAGCATTTCGGAATATAAGAGTGAGACTTTTCACAGCCAGACTGGATTTGTGTTTCAGGACAGCATTATTTTTAATATGAGTATCCGGGAAAATATTGCCTTCAGCGATACAGTGACCGATGCTTCATTGCAAAAAGCCATCGCTACTTCTGAATTAACAACTTTTATTGAGGAACTTCCCGAAAAGCTCAATACGATTGTTTCCGAACGCGGTTCCAGCCTCTCCGGCGGCCAAAAACAACGGATTATGCTTGCCCGTGCTTTATCACTCAACCCAAAAATCTTGCTCCTCGACGACTTTACAGCCCGTGTAGATCAAAATACAGAGGAAAAAATACTCGGGAATATCCGGGAGAATTATCCGGGGCTGACCTTGTTGTCGGTTACCCAGAAAATAGCTGCCGTGGCACATTACGACCAGATCATATTAATGATGCAGGGCGAAATTATCGCTATCGGAAAGCATGAGGACCTGCTTCGTACCAGTCCTGAATACATCCAATTATACCAATCCCAGCAAAGTACCAGCAATTATGAATTATGAATTGAATAAACTGTCGGGCAAGGAAAAAAAATCCTCGACACTGGCAGGGGTAAAAAGCCTCTTACAGCTCATCGCACATGAGCGTAAAAATCTATTGCTGGCACTGGCCGCCATCTTGCTGAATTCGTCACTGAATCTATTGGGTCCCTACCTGATCGGGCATACTATCGATACCTATGTGCAACACAAAGAGTACCATGGGGTATTGGTCTATTCCGGTATACTGTTAGGCATGTACCTCATTGCATTATTCACGAGTTATTTCCAGACCAAGCTAATGGGCGGTGTAGGACAACGGATGTTATTCACGCTCCGCAATGCTATTTTTAATAAATTACAATCCCTGCCGGTCGCTTTTTTCAATGCCAATAAAGCCGGTGACCTGATTTCCAGGGTGAACAACGACACCGACAAACTAAACTCCTTTTTCTCCCAATCCTTAATGCAGTTTATTGGAAGTATTGTTCCCATGCTCGGTGCGGGAATCTTTTTGCTTTCTATCAACCTTAAACTGGGTGCCGCCACGCTGGCTCCGGGAGTCTTTATCCTACTCTTCACCCAACTGGTTTCACCCTGGGTAAAACGTAAAAATGCGGCCAACCTGAAAAGCACCGGGAGCCTGAGTAGTGAAATACAGGAAAGCCTGGCAAATTTTAAAGTGATTATCGCATTCAATCGCCGGGACTATTTCCGGAAACGTTTTGGTGAAGCCAACCAGCAGAATTATAAAACCGCTATTGGTGCAGGATTGGCCAATAACTTATTCCTGCCCGTCGCCACTTTCTTTTCCGGCCTGGCGCAATTAATCGTGCTTTCTTATGGTATTTACCTGATTGCACACGGCGAATTTTCTATCGGATTACTGGTCAGCTATTTGGCTTATTCGGTGAATTTTTACAATCCGTTACGCCAACTCGCCTCGTTGTGGACCAGTTTCCAGGTCGCTATGGCGGGATGGGATCGGATTAGTGAGATCCTTTCGATGGAAACCAATCTGGAACAAATACCAACTGGTGCAACATCCCAAAATTCCAATGCCCTGGTGGAATTCCGCAATGTTCATTTCGGTTATACTGAAAAAGAAATCCTGCACAATATCTCCCTGGAACTTGAAAGAGGAAAAACCTACGCGTTTGTAGGGCCAACCGGAGGCGGAAAAACAACTACGGCTTCCCTGATTGCGCGTTTGTATGACCCCACCCAAGGCCAGGTGTTCTTAGACGGAAAAGATATCCGCACCTATACCCAGGAAGAGCGGGCTCAAAAAATTGGTTTTATCCTGCAGGAGCCTTTCCTTTTTACAGGAACAGTAAAAGACAATATCCTGTATGGCAACAGCAATTATGCCGCGTACACCAATGAGCAGTTGGAACAGGTAATCACAGCTGCCAACCTGGAAAGCCTCTTGAAAATCTTTGAAAAAGGACTGGATACCACGGTTTCTTCCAACGGTGATAATATCAGCTTAGGGCAAAAACAGCTCATCGCTTTCATGCGTGCCGTTTTACGAAATCCGGAAGTCCTGATCCTGGATGAAGCCACCGCCAATATCGATACTGTAACAGAACAGTTGCTGGAAAACATACTGGACAAGCTACCGGAACAAACGACGCGTATTATCATTGCCCACCGCCTCAATACCATTAAAAATGCCGATGTCATCTTCTTTGTAAACTCAGGAGAAGTCATTCGTGCCGGGTCTTTTGAGGATGCTATGGACAAGCTCCTGAAAGGAAAAAGATCCAGTTAAAGCTATTGTCTGGATTTATTTTTTATCCGGGACTATATTTAGCATTTTGATATTACTATTTAAGCCTAAAATTAAATACATTTGGCAGGAAAAAAAATAGCTTGTATCCCGGACTAATCATAGCACCATGCGTTGAATTCATTAGGGTGTACCGGGCTGCTTTCCTAATATGCTGAATAATGACAACCGAGACTTTCCCGATTCCTGAAAATGAAAATGACCGATTAAATGCCCTGCAACGGTACACTATATTAGATACCCTATCGGAAACGGAGTATGATGCGATAACCCAGCTGGTCTCTTATATTTGCGAAGTCACCATTGCACACATCTCCTTCATTGACGACAAAAGGCAATGGTTCAAGTCCACCCTGGGCATTGAGGTCAACGAAGTTCCAAGAGACAGTACTTTTTGCCAGTATACGATCATGGGATCTGAAATGGTGGAAGTATCGGATACTTTGGAAAACGAACGCTTCAAACACCATCCTAACGTCACCGGAGGACTCAAAGTGCGGTTTTATGCCGGGATGCCCCTCACCACGCCTGACGGTTTTAATATCGGTACCATTTGCGCTATTGATACGGCTCCCAAAAATCTTACTGCAGCACAGAAAATGGCATTGGATACCTTATCCAAACATGTGATGACCCAACTGGAACTGAGAAGCAAGAATGAGGAACTCATCCGGCAACGGAAAATAGCCGAAATGGCCGTGTATGCCAAAGACAGCTTTTTGGCCAATATGAGCCATGAAATCCGCACTCCTATGAATGCTATTATGGGGTTTACCGACCTGCTGGTGCAAAGTAACCTGAATCCAGAGCAACGCGAGTACATTACCAATGTACAGACTGCTGGTGAAAACCTCTTATTTATTATAAATGATATACTGGACCTCTCCAAAATAGAATCCGGAAAATTAATAATCGAATCCCAGCCTTTCAACCTGAAGAATACCTTAAAGGAAGTGTATGACTTATTAAAAATCAAAGCCGTCGAGCGTGATCTCGAATTTGATTTGTTTTTGGATGCCGAATTACCCGACATTATGGTGGGTGATAAAGGCCGGATGAACCAGATCATCATGAATCTTGCCGGCAATGCGATCAAATTTACCGAAGAAGGCGAAGTAACTATTGCGGTAAAAATGTTGGCTGCAACCGATACCCATTACAGCCTGCGCTTTTCAGTTAAGGACACAGGAATTGGTATTTCGGAAGACCAGTTAGCGACTATTTTTGAACGCTTTACGCAGGCGGAAGAAAGTACCACCCGTAAATTTGGAGGCACTGGGCTTGGGCTGAATATTGTAAAACAACTGGTCGAATTGCAAAATGGGGAAATCCATGTAAAAAGCAAAATCGGGCGTGGCTCCGAATTCTATTTCACACTGGACTTCAAGAAAGCAACTGATTCTGATACGGATATGCAGGAAGAAAAGGTAATGGCCAGACAAATCAACCGCAGCGTTAGTATCCTTTTATGCGAAGATAACCTGCTGAACCAACACCTGGCAAAAAGCGTAATCCGGAATTTCGGATTTGATCTGGATATTGCCAATAACGGACAGGAAGGGATCGAACTGCTGGCTGCCAAAAAATATGACCTGATTTTAATGGACCTGCAAATGCCGGTGAAAGATGGCTATGAAACCACAGTGTATATTCGGAAGGAATTGCAATCCAATATTCCAATTGTAGCCATGACAGCACATTCCCTGGTGGGCGAACAGCAAAAATGTTTTGACATTGGGATGGATGGCTATGTGGCCAAGCCGTTCAAACAAGCCGATTTATGGCATACCATTACATCCGTACTGGAAAAAGAAAACACAGTTTCCCAATCCCCCGATTCATCGAATTCAAAAAGTATCGATTTCTCTTACTTAAAGGAAATATCCGATGGTAACGAAGAGTTTATTACGGATATGATCGGATTATTTCTCAGTAAAATGCCCTCAGAAACTGATTTGCTCGAAAAGGCTATCGCCACAAACAATTATGCTATCATCAAGGCTTTAGCACAC
The Flavobacterium kingsejongi genome window above contains:
- a CDS encoding GAF domain-containing hybrid sensor histidine kinase/response regulator, coding for MTTETFPIPENENDRLNALQRYTILDTLSETEYDAITQLVSYICEVTIAHISFIDDKRQWFKSTLGIEVNEVPRDSTFCQYTIMGSEMVEVSDTLENERFKHHPNVTGGLKVRFYAGMPLTTPDGFNIGTICAIDTAPKNLTAAQKMALDTLSKHVMTQLELRSKNEELIRQRKIAEMAVYAKDSFLANMSHEIRTPMNAIMGFTDLLVQSNLNPEQREYITNVQTAGENLLFIINDILDLSKIESGKLIIESQPFNLKNTLKEVYDLLKIKAVERDLEFDLFLDAELPDIMVGDKGRMNQIIMNLAGNAIKFTEEGEVTIAVKMLAATDTHYSLRFSVKDTGIGISEDQLATIFERFTQAEESTTRKFGGTGLGLNIVKQLVELQNGEIHVKSKIGRGSEFYFTLDFKKATDSDTDMQEEKVMARQINRSVSILLCEDNLLNQHLAKSVIRNFGFDLDIANNGQEGIELLAAKKYDLILMDLQMPVKDGYETTVYIRKELQSNIPIVAMTAHSLVGEQQKCFDIGMDGYVAKPFKQADLWHTITSVLEKENTVSQSPDSSNSKSIDFSYLKEISDGNEEFITDMIGLFLSKMPSETDLLEKAIATNNYAIIKALAHDMRSALSVFQLNDLLIHLDAIEKEAQAHHCTTVSQQEFQALKEKMLTAANALEQSFTPKETDSALRESL
- a CDS encoding ABC transporter ATP-binding protein translates to MKSNKKPNILHLLKPYRGVLALLLLFTLLSNAINLWLPKIIAQSIDAFSAGTFQFRPIIIEFTLAVFLILIFGFLQGIIQTYASEKVARDLRSRLSNTISRQSYAFIETANPSKLLTNLTADIDSIKMFVSQAIVAVVSSLFIIIGASILLFSINWELALCVIAIIPIIGITFYMVLRKVRALFVASRAVTDRLNKVITESILGAALIRVINSQQPEYQKFLESNTKAKEYGLSILGLFAGLIPVITFTANMAGLAILALGGHFVITGSMSLGDFAAFNSYLAMLIFPILVIGFMSNIMAQASASYSRITNILETPDAPETGTLTSPLTGAITLDRVNLSYGQTPVLKDISFTVQPGSKIAVIGPTAAGKTQLLYLLTGLIQPESGTITFDGHSISEYKSETFHSQTGFVFQDSIIFNMSIRENIAFSDTVTDASLQKAIATSELTTFIEELPEKLNTIVSERGSSLSGGQKQRIMLARALSLNPKILLLDDFTARVDQNTEEKILGNIRENYPGLTLLSVTQKIAAVAHYDQIILMMQGEIIAIGKHEDLLRTSPEYIQLYQSQQSTSNYEL
- a CDS encoding sulfite exporter TauE/SafE family protein, translating into MSILVFSIVLLIGAYFAGLLGSLTGLGGGVIVIPLLTLAFGVDIRYAIGAALLASIATSSGSASAYVKEGITNIRLGMFLEIATTIGAVCGALIAVYTPTNTIAILFGAVLLFSAAMTLRKKNQEALTEGSPLSYTLKLNGSYPTKEGEISYKLKNIGGGFSIMAVAGVISGLLGIGSGALKVLAMDTVMRIPFKVSTTTSNFMIGVTAAASAVVYLQRGYMDPGIAFPVVLGVLGGAFTGSKLLTRMNPQILRIIFCVAIVFVAIEMIYNGIHHKF
- a CDS encoding ABC transporter ATP-binding protein, coding for MNYELNKLSGKEKKSSTLAGVKSLLQLIAHERKNLLLALAAILLNSSLNLLGPYLIGHTIDTYVQHKEYHGVLVYSGILLGMYLIALFTSYFQTKLMGGVGQRMLFTLRNAIFNKLQSLPVAFFNANKAGDLISRVNNDTDKLNSFFSQSLMQFIGSIVPMLGAGIFLLSINLKLGAATLAPGVFILLFTQLVSPWVKRKNAANLKSTGSLSSEIQESLANFKVIIAFNRRDYFRKRFGEANQQNYKTAIGAGLANNLFLPVATFFSGLAQLIVLSYGIYLIAHGEFSIGLLVSYLAYSVNFYNPLRQLASLWTSFQVAMAGWDRISEILSMETNLEQIPTGATSQNSNALVEFRNVHFGYTEKEILHNISLELERGKTYAFVGPTGGGKTTTASLIARLYDPTQGQVFLDGKDIRTYTQEERAQKIGFILQEPFLFTGTVKDNILYGNSNYAAYTNEQLEQVITAANLESLLKIFEKGLDTTVSSNGDNISLGQKQLIAFMRAVLRNPEVLILDEATANIDTVTEQLLENILDKLPEQTTRIIIAHRLNTIKNADVIFFVNSGEVIRAGSFEDAMDKLLKGKRSS
- a CDS encoding FadR/GntR family transcriptional regulator, with amino-acid sequence MATKLSERLISRIKEDIGSGKYPPGSKIPSEPELMLLYGVGRSSIREAIKALALAGILKVQQGSGTFVMEHTATESIEQRLGRADFDEINAVRTLLEKELVRLAVQNYTPELLLEMERSLENRKIAIQAEDREACANADIDFHMAIAHASGNSVLADLYKSFTLMIRDFFAKREPGGIVNFALSHHLHEQLFLAIKSRKAKAAQQALQEILDNNY